In Pseudomonas abieticivorans, the genomic window CGCCGTGTGGGCCTTGGAGGTGGTGGCCCCACCGATCATCAGCGGCAGGTGGAAGTCCTGGCGCTGCATCTCGCGGGCTACGTGCACCATCTCGTCCAGGGACGGGGTGATCAGGCCGGACAGGCCGATGATGTCGCACTTCTGCTCGCGCGCCACCTGCAAGATCTTCTCGGCCGGCACCATCACGGCCCAGGTCGACGATGTCGTAGCCGTTGCAGCCGAGCACCACGCCGACGATGTTCTTGCCGATGTCGTGCACGTCGCCTTTTACCGTGGCCATCAGGATCTTGCCCTTGGCTTCGGGTTTATCGCCTTTCTCCTCTTCAATGAAGGGGATCAGGTGAGCCACGGCCTGTTTCATTACGCGGGCGGACTTGACCACTTGCGGCAGGAACATCTTGCCGGCGCCGAACAGGTCGCCAACGATGTTCATGCCGGACATCAGCGGGCCTTCGATCACTTCGATCGGGCGCTTGAACGACTGGCGCGACAGCTCGGTGTCTTCGACGATGTGGGTGGTGATGCCCTTGACCAGCGCATGTTCCAGGCGCTGGTTGACCGGCCAGGATCGCCACTCTTCGGTTTCGGCTTCCTTGACGCTGCCGTCGCCCTTGTACTTGTCGGCGATCGCCAGCAAGGCTTCGGTGCCTTCGGGGGTGCGGTTGAGCACCACGTCTTCCACGGCGTCGCGCAGTTCGGCCGGGATCTGGTCGTAGATCTCCAGCTGGCCGGCGTTGACGATGCCCATGGTCAGGCCGTTGCGAATCGCGTACAGCAAGAACACCGAGTGGATGGCTTCGCGCACCGGGTTGTTGCCGCGGAACGAGAACGATACGTTGGACACGCCGCCGCTGGTCAGGGCATGGGGCAGCTCGTCACGGATGTAGGCGCAGGCGTTGATGAAGTCGACCGCGTAGTTGTTGTGCTCCTCGATGCCGGTGGCCACGGCGAAGATGTTCGGGTCGAAGATGATGTCTTCTGGCGGGAAGCCCACTTCGTGCACCAGGATGTCGTAGGAGCGCTTGCAGATTTCTTTTTTACGCGCTTCGGTGTCGGCCTGGCCGGCTTCGTCGAAGGCCATCACCACCACGGCGGCGCCATAGCGCTTGCACAGTTTGGCGTGATGGATGAACTGCTCCACGCCTTCCTTCATGCTGATGGAGTTGACGATGCCCTTGCCCTGGATGCACTTGAGGCCGGCCTCGATCACGTCCCACTTGGAGGAGTCGATCATGATCGGCACGCGGGAGATATCTGGCTCGCCGGCAATCAGATTGAGGAAGGTGACCATCGCCTTCTTCGAATCGAGCATGCCCTCGTCCATGTTGATGTCGATCACCTGAGCGCCGGCCTCCACCTGCTGCAGGGCCACTTCCAGGGCTTGGGTGTAGTTATCCTCGCGGATCAGCCTGGCGAACTTCGCGGAGCCGGTGATGTTGGTGCGCTCGCCGACGTTGACGAACAGCGAGCTGCGGTCGATGGTGAACGGCTCCAGGCCCGACAGGCGGCAGGCCTTGGGGATGTCCGGGATCGGGCGCGGTGCGTAGCCGGCCACCGCTTCGGCGATGGCCTTGATGTGGCCTGGGGTGGTGCCGCAGCAACCGCCGACGATGTTCAGGAAGCCGCTTTGGGCGAATTCTTCGATGACCTTGGCGGTTTCCGATGGCAGCTCGTCGTATTCACCGAAGGCGTTCGGCAGGCCGGCATTGGGGTGCGCGGAAACGTGGGTGCCGGCCTTGTTCGACAGCTCTTCCAGGTAAGGGCGCAGCTCGCTTGCGCCCAAGGCGCAGTTAAGGCCGACCGAGATCGGCTTGGCGTGCGCCACGGAGTTCCAGAAAGCCTCGGTGGTTTGCCCAGAGAGCGTGCGGCCCGAGGCGTCGGTGATGGTGCCGGAGATCATGATCGGCAACTCGAAACCGATTGCCTCGAACACGCCCTGCACGGCGAAGATTGCCGCCTTGGCGTTCAACGTGTCGAAAATGGTCTCGATCAGGATCAGGTCGGCGCCGCCTTCGATCAGGCCGTGGGTGGCCTCGGTGTAGTTCTCCACCAGTTCATCGAAGGTGACGTTGCGGTAGCCCGGGTTGTTGACGTCCGGGGACAGCGAGCAGGTGCGGCTGGTGGGGCCCAGCACGCCGGCGACGAAACGCGGTTTGTCGGGGGTTTCCAGGGTCTTGGCGTCGGCCACTTGGCGCGCCACGCGGGCACCTTCCACGTTCAGCTCATACACCAGCGACTCCATGCCGTAGTCGGCCTGGGACACTTGGGTGGCGTTGAAGGTGTTGGTTTCCAGAATGTCGGCGCCGGCGTCCAGGTAGGCCTTTTCAATGGCCGCGATCACGTCCGGCCGGCTGAGCAGCAGCAGGTCGTTGTTGCCCTTGACGTCGCTCGGCCAGTCGGCGAAGCGCGTGCCACGATAGTCGGATTCCTCAAGGCGGTAGCTTTGGATCATAGTACCCATGCCGCCATCGAGTATCAGGATGCGCTCTTTGAGGGCTTGCTGTAGGGCTTGAAGACGAGCGCTGCGGTCGGACATGAGGGCTACCTGGCAAGACAAATACAAAAAGGTGCGAATACGAAAGGTGCGAAATGATAGCAAACCTGCGCGCTTTTGAACGTCTTCCACATTTACATGAATTTCGTTCACGTTGATGGCGTCGCGCCACGGGTAGAATATTCAAACAGTTATTTAAAAGTCAGGACACCGTCACATGGTGCATCGTTTACTGGCCAGCGTCTTGGCCCTGCTGCTCTGCGGCGTTGCGTTCGCGCAAGCGCCCGTCGCCAGCCCGGCTATTTCGTATACCCGAGATATCCAGCCGATCTTCACCGAGAAGTGCGTGGCGTGCCATGCTTGCAACGATGCCGCCTGTCAGTTGAACCTGGGAGCGGGCGAGGGCGCCCTGCGCGGCGCCTCGAAGGTGCCGGTGTATCAAGGCGAGCGCAGCATCGCCGTGGCCCCCACGCGAATTTTCTACGATGCCAGCGGCCCGGAAGCATGGCGACGCAAGGGTTTCTATTCGGTTCTTGATGGCCAGAGCAACCAGGCGGCCCTGATGTCGCGCATGCTCGAGCTGGGCCACAGTGCGCCCGTGGTGCCCAACGCCAAGCTGCCCGACAGTATTAAGTTGGGCCTGAACCGCGAAAACATGTGCCCGCTGCCGGGCGAATTCAATGCCTATGCCAGTGCCCACCCCCAGGAGGGCATGCCCCTGGGCGTGACCGGCCTGACCGACGCCCAGTACCAGACCGTGCAGCGTTGGCTGGCGGCCGGTGCCCCCGTAGACCAGCAACCACTCAAGGCCAGCCCCGCCGAAGCTGCGCAAATCGGCCAATGGGAAGAGCTGCTCAACCGCCCAGGCTCCACCGAGGCGCTGGTGGCGCGCTGGTTGTACGAGCACCTGTTTCTGGCGCACATCTATTTCACCGGCGGTGAGCCGGGCCATTACTTCCAGTGGGTGCGCTCGCGCACGCCCAGCGGCCAGCCGGTGGACCTGATTGCCACCCGGCGCCCCGATGACGACCCCGGCACGGTGTTCTACTACCGGCTGATGCCGGTGCAGGGCGTGATTGTGCACAAGACTCACATCACCTACCCCATGGGGCCGAACAAGCTGGCGCGGGTCAAGCAGTTGTTCTACAGCGGCGACTGGCATGCCACCTCGCTGCCGGGCTATGGGCCACGGCACCGGGCCAACCCGTTCGAAACCTTCGCCGCGATCCCTGCGGTGGCGCGTTACCAGTTCATGCTGGATAACGCCGAGTACTTCGTGCGTACCTTTATCCGTGGCCCGGTGTGCCGCGGGCAGATCGCAACCGACGTGATCCGTGACCAGTTTTGGGTGATGTTCCAGGAGCCGGCCCACGACAAGTACATTACCGACGCCAAGTACCGTGGCGAAGCGACGCCGCTGCTGGCCATGCCAGGGCAGAACGACAACGTTGGCAGCGTGCTGCGCCTGTGGCTGGACTACCGCGACAAGCGCAACCAATACGAAGACCTGCGCCGCGACGCCTACGCCGACATGCCGCCGCCTGGCTGGGCCACCCTTTGGGCCGGCAACGACAACGCGCTGCTGACCATCTTCCGCCATTTCGACAGCGCCGCAGTGAACAAGGGCCTGATCGGCGACGTGCCGCAAACGATGTGGCTGTTCGACTACCCGTTGCTGGAGCGCACCTATTACCAGTTGGCGGTGAATTTCGACGTGTACGGTAACGTGGCCCACCAGGCGCAGACGCGGTTGTATTTCGACCTGATCCGCAATGGCGCCGAAGTCAATTTCCTGCGCCTGATGCCCGCTGACCAGCGCGACAAGCTCCTTGGCGATTGGTACCAGGAAGGCGGCAAGGTGAAAATGTGGCTCGATTACCAGAAGATCGACGACGATACCCCGACCGGCATGGTGCTCAACGAAAAGGACCCCAAGCGTGATTTCGCCCTCAAGCTGCTGCAGCGCTCGGGCTCGCTGAACGCCGCGCCTGACCCGATCAACCGCTGCACGGGTGCCTATTGCTCGCGCCCCAACGTCAGCGAAACCTTCCGCAACGTCGAGCAGTCCCTCAGCCGCCTGACTTCACGCCCGGCCGCCGGCCTGAAGGTGATCGACCAGTTGCCTGAAGCGACCATGCTGCGCATCCAGGATGGCAAGGGCCAGCGCATCGTCTACAGCCTGCTGCGCAACCGCGCGCACACCAACGTGGCCTTCTTGTTGGGTGAGTCGTCGCGCTACCTGCCGGGGCTGGACACCCTCACCATCTACCCCGGCGTGCTCAGCAGCTACCCCAACTTTATGTTCAACGTGCCGGCCGATCAGGTCGAGGCGTTCGTCCAGGCCATGGAGTCGGCCAAGGACCAGCCGGCGTTCGAGCGCATCGTGCAGCGCTGGGGCGTGCGCCGCAGCAACCCGCAGTTCTGGCAGTTTTTCCACGACCTGACGAGCTATATCCAGGAGACCGACCCGGTGGAAGCAGGGGTGCTGGACATGAACCGCTACGAGAACCTCTGAGTGGCACACACCCTGTTGGAGAGGATTTATCCGCGAAAAATCCAATGCAGTGCACTTGATGCACTGCGGCGATTTTTTTGCGGATAATCCGCTTCTACCGATACCGCCGGTACATTGGTTTGAGCATTCCGCATTTTTTGTGGTCCCAACCGTTGAGGGTGCCCTGAAAAGGGGCGCGGGTTGTGGCTACAAAAGGGCGGTAGGCAATGCTGATTTCGCTTCAAGCTTTACGGGCACTGGCAGCCTGGGTGGTGGTCTGTCATCACTTCATGCAGATCTTCTTCGACTTCCACGCGTCAGGCCCCATCGGCCAGTTTTTCGTTGATCGCGGCGCGGTCGGGGTCGATATTTTCTTTGTCATCAGCGGCCTGGTGATTTTCCTTTCCACGCAGGACAAGGACATGCCCGCCGGGCGCTTCCTGCTCAACCGGGCCATTCGCATCGTACCGGCCTATTGGCTCTATACCCTCCTGATGGGGTTGATGATCGTGCTGGTGGGGCAACAGATGCCGCATCAGGTGGTCGACCTGCCGCACTTCTTGTTGTCGCTGTTGTTCATCCCTTCGGAAAACCCTGGTGGTTATGGGCTGTACCCCACGCTTAACGTGGGCTGGACGCTCAACTACGAGATGTTCTTCTACCTGCTGTTTTCCCTGGTGTTCCTGGTGCCCCAGCGCCACCGCGCGCTGGTGGTGGCGGCGGCGTTGTTCGCGGTGTGCGAAGTGGTCAGCCGCTATGGCGTGCTCAGCCGCTTCTACGCCAACAATATCGTCTATGAATTTTTGTTGGGCATCGCCATCGGCTGGGCTTATCGCCGTGGCTGGGTGGGGCAGGGGCTGTGGATTCCGTTATTGCTGATCGCCGCCTCTCTGGTGGCCATCTACAACCTGGATGCCAGTGACCGCCTGTTGCACTGGGGCGTGCCGAGTGCGTTCATCGTGCTGGCATGCATTGCCCTGGAGCCATGGTTCAAGGGCAACCGGGTGCTCAAGGTGTTGGGCGACTGCTCCTATTCCGTGTACCTGATCCACGTGCTGGTGCTGTACGGCGGCTGGTTTGTCAGTGAGCGCCTGAGCATCAGCCCTTACGTGGTGTTTGCCTTCTGCGTGCCGTTGATCGCCCTGATGTCCTGGACCAGCTATGTGTGGATCGAGACACGCCTGTACCGGCGCATGAAGGGCTGGGCCGACGCCCGCCTGGTGCGACCAGAAAGCGAGCCCATAACCTGACAAAATTACTGGGGCTTTGTCCGGGGCCGGCTTTGGCGTAAACTGCGGGCAAGTCTGTGAGGAACTTACATGAGCGCCATAACGATTACTGACGCTGCACACGATTACCTGGCTGATCTGCTGAGCAAGCAGAACACCCCGGGCATCGGCATTCGCATTTTTATCACCCAGCCAGGGACTCAATACGCCGAGACCTGCATCGCCTATTGCAAGCCAGGCGAAGAGAAGCCTGAAGACGAGGCCCTGGGCCTTGCCAGCTTCACGGCTTACCTGGATGCCTTCAGCGTGCCGTTTTTGGAAGACGCGCTGGTGGACTACGCCACCGACCGCATGGGCGGCCAGCTGACCATCAAGGCGCCGAACGCCAAGGTGCCGATGGTTAACGATGACAGCCCGGTCAACGAGCGCATCAACTACTACCTGCAGACCGAGATCAACCCCGGCTTGGCCAGCCATGGCGGCCAGGTCAGCCTGATCGACGTGGTCGAGGATGGCATTGCCGTGCTGCAGTTCGGTGGCGGTTGCCAGGGTTGTGGCCAGGCCGACGTGACCTTGCGCGAAGGCATCGAGCGTACCTTGCTGGAGCGCATTCCGGAGCTCAAGGGCGTTCGGGACGTAACCGACCACACGCAGAAAGAAAACGCCTATTACTAAGGCGTTCGCTGCGGCATTGAAAAACGGCGCCCCGTGAGCGCCGTTTTTTTATGGTCGGTACACATGGGCGTGGCCGGCTCGATACAACGCTGATTCGCCAAACACATCGCTGCCCAGCACCCGCCCGACCAGTATCAAGGCGGTGCGCCGGAAACCCTTGGCCGCCACCTTGTCGACGATGTCGGCCAGGGTACCCACCACGTAGTCCTGATCCGGCCAGCTGGCGCGGTGCACCACGGCGATCGGGCAGTCGGCACCGTAATGGGGCAACAATTCGTCAAGTATCTTCGGCAAATGCTGCACGCCCAAATGGATGGCCATGGTGGCCCCATGCTGGGCCAGGCTGGCCAACTCTTCACCCTTGGGCATCGGTGACTGGGTGGCGTAGCGCGTCAAAATCACCGTTTGCGAGATGTCTGGCAGGGTCAGTTCCGCGCCCAACAACGCCGCGCAGGCTGCGGTGGCGGTGACGCCGGGGATGATCTGAAAGGGAATGCCCAACGCCTTCAGATGACGAATCTGCTCGCCGATCGCGCCATACAGGCTAGGGTCGCCGGAATGCACCCGCGCCACGTCCTGGCCACGGGCGTGGGCGGCCTGGATCAGATCGATGATTTGCTGCAAGTGCAACTCGGCGCTGTTGATCACCTGATCGGCCGTATGGCCCTGCAACACGGCGGTGGGCACCAGGGAGCCGGCATAGATGATCACCGGGCAACTGCGGATCAGGCGTTGGCCCTTGACCGTGATCAGTTCGGGGTCGCCGGGGCCTGCGCCGATGAAATAGACGGTCATGCACGTGTCCTGAAAAAGGCGCTGCTTGAACAACTTTCAAGTAGGCGGGGGATGATTATCGCGGATCGTGGGGGATTTGTACCAATGCGAGGGTGGCCTGGGCATTTTTTTGCCGGGTGACCAAGAGGCTGGCCGGTTGCCCGCCCAGCCTCTGGGCCAACGCCAAGGCCGCGCTTTCGGCCACGCCATGGCAACCGGTGTGGGCGAAAGCGACGGCAGACCGGTGGCTGAGCAGCGGCTCCAATGGCAGCAGTTGCGCGGCGCTGAAAAAACTCAGCGGCCGCTGCAGTTGCTCGGCCAATGCCTGCAAGCCCGGTTCATGCTGCTTGATGTCCAGGCTGGCCAGGCCGAGCAGTTCGGCACCTTGCAGGTTGAAGCGCAGCAAGGTGGCTTGGAGCAGGCTGCCCAACACTTCGGCCGGGCAGCCTTTCTGGCAGCCAAACCCGGCCACCAGCTTCATCAGGCCTGCTGCTTGCGGCGGAACAACCAGGCACTGATCAAGCCCAGTGCCAGCCAGAAGGCGGCGTTGGTCAAGGTCGAGGCGACCTTGAACTCGGCGGCCAACGCTTCAGGCGCCAGGCTGTGATGCATTTCAGGCTGCGGCGCGCCAATCACGTGGGGGGTCAGCAAAATCAGCACGCCCAGGCCCTTGAGCAGCCAGTTGCGGCTGAACACCATAAGCGCCAGGGCCACGGCGGTGGAGGCGGCGGTGCCAATCCACCAGATTTGCCGCTGCGCCAGGTCCGCGGCCGCCGTCCCCGGCAGCTCCGGTGGCAGGCCCAAGGTGGGCGCCAGGCAGAACACGGCGAAACCGGCCAGGCCCCACAGCAAGCCTTCGCGGGTGTTGCCCGGTGCGCGCAGGGTGTAGAGCGCGGCCAACATCAGGGCAAAACCCACGGCCACCACCAAGTTGCCGCCGGTGGTCGACACCACGCGCTGCCAGCCGTCTTCGGGCTCCCAGGCTTCTTCATCATGCTCATGGGCGGCAGGGGTGGCCTCGCTGTGCTCGTGCATCTGCATCGCCGGGGCCTTCTCGAAGGTTTCGGCCTTGAGAATCAGCGGCGCCACCCAAAAGCTTTGCAGCAGCGTCAACAGCAGGGCGGCGAGCAGGCCGGTGAAGCCGGCCGTCTGGGCAATTCGCTTGATCATCGGGTCGGCACTCAGTGGCACGGGAACGCGGAGCTGTGGCGGGTGTCATGGGCGGCGTTGTGCACCGCGGCGATGTGCGAGAAACCGGCAAAGTACACCAGGCACGCGCCGAGCACGGCAGCGCCAATGGCAGCGACCAGGCGTTGGCTTTGGGTGGTGGTGGTGGAGCCTGCGTGGCTGTGGGTAATAACGGACATGGCGTTCCCTCGTATCGTTTTCAGGACGACAGGGGGCGCAAAGATCTTGCGCGCAGCACGCCCGCAAGCTCTCAACAGCGCCCGCCCACCGCGGGTTGTCAATGGATTGATTGGGCCGGTCTCCGGGCTTGTGAGGGGCAATGTCATTGCCAGGCTGCATCACCTTCCCATGCCGAACTGCTGGCACAGTGGTACAGATGCATCGCTCACTTACCGTTGCGGGGGCAGCGCCGGACTTGACCGGCTTCCCGTTTCACCCTGTGAAGGGCACCCAAACGAAGGTGCAAGGAGAGCATGGGGCAGGGCGGGGAGTCAATGGTGCAGGGTTTTGGAGTGGCGGGCGGTGGATTCAAGTGTGGCTGAGACCGGCCGCCCGCGCGGCCTGTCGCAAGCAAGCTTGCTCCCACATCTTTTGCAACGTACTGCATTCTGATGGAGAGGCGTTGCCTGCCTTGGATAACTCTAATCCCACCGATAATGTGCGAGCAAGCTTGCTTGCGATAAGGCCGCGCGGCCGGCCGGTGGTGGCCGTTACCGAATCTCAAGCCAGCCCCCATTGACCTCCCCCCCACCACTGCGTAGCCTTGCACCTTCGAGGTTCTCGAGGGGCAACCCTTGAGCCAAGATGGGAACGCGGTTCAAGCCGCGGCTGCCCCCGCAACTGTAAGCGGTGAGGTGTTGGCAAGGCCACTGCGCTAGGCGCGGGAAGGCGCCGGCACGGCAGGCCTTGGGCCTGCGCACTGCGAGCCAGGAGACCTGCCTCGAACAAGTTTCTCACTACAACCGGGCGGGGTGATCCGGTGACGAACGCACCCGCGTGCCCAGCACTCGCGGTTCTCGTCGCGCATGCCCGCCCACCTGCCAAGGGCATCCGATGAAAACACTGGCCAAACTTCCCGTCACTATCGTTACCGGCTTCCTGGGCTCGGGCAAGACCACTTTGCTGCGCCACATGCTGGACAACGCCCAGGGCCGCCGCATCGCGGTCATCGTCAACGAATTCGGCGAGCTGGGCATCGACGGCGAGATCCTCAAGCAGTGCACCATCGGCTGCACCGAAGAAGAAGCCAATGGGCGTATCTTCGAGCTGGCCAACGGCTGCCTGTGCTGCACCGTGCAAGAAGAGTTTTTCCCGGTGATGCGCGAACTGGTGGCCCGCCGTGGCGACCTGGACCACATCCTGATCGAAACCAGCGGCCTGGCCCTGCCAAAACCTTTGGTGCAAGCCTTCCAGTGGCCGGAAATCCGCAGCGCCTGCACCGTGGACGCGGTGATCACCGTGGTCGATAGCCCGGCCGTGGCCGCCGGCACCTTCGCCG contains:
- a CDS encoding CbtA family protein produces the protein MIKRIAQTAGFTGLLAALLLTLLQSFWVAPLILKAETFEKAPAMQMHEHSEATPAAHEHDEEAWEPEDGWQRVVSTTGGNLVVAVGFALMLAALYTLRAPGNTREGLLWGLAGFAVFCLAPTLGLPPELPGTAAADLAQRQIWWIGTAASTAVALALMVFSRNWLLKGLGVLILLTPHVIGAPQPEMHHSLAPEALAAEFKVASTLTNAAFWLALGLISAWLFRRKQQA
- the cobM gene encoding precorrin-4 C(11)-methyltransferase — encoded protein: MTVYFIGAGPGDPELITVKGQRLIRSCPVIIYAGSLVPTAVLQGHTADQVINSAELHLQQIIDLIQAAHARGQDVARVHSGDPSLYGAIGEQIRHLKALGIPFQIIPGVTATAACAALLGAELTLPDISQTVILTRYATQSPMPKGEELASLAQHGATMAIHLGVQHLPKILDELLPHYGADCPIAVVHRASWPDQDYVVGTLADIVDKVAAKGFRRTALILVGRVLGSDVFGESALYRAGHAHVYRP
- a CDS encoding acyltransferase family protein; translated protein: MLISLQALRALAAWVVVCHHFMQIFFDFHASGPIGQFFVDRGAVGVDIFFVISGLVIFLSTQDKDMPAGRFLLNRAIRIVPAYWLYTLLMGLMIVLVGQQMPHQVVDLPHFLLSLLFIPSENPGGYGLYPTLNVGWTLNYEMFFYLLFSLVFLVPQRHRALVVAAALFAVCEVVSRYGVLSRFYANNIVYEFLLGIAIGWAYRRGWVGQGLWIPLLLIAASLVAIYNLDASDRLLHWGVPSAFIVLACIALEPWFKGNRVLKVLGDCSYSVYLIHVLVLYGGWFVSERLSISPYVVFAFCVPLIALMSWTSYVWIETRLYRRMKGWADARLVRPESEPIT
- the nfuA gene encoding Fe-S biogenesis protein NfuA translates to MSAITITDAAHDYLADLLSKQNTPGIGIRIFITQPGTQYAETCIAYCKPGEEKPEDEALGLASFTAYLDAFSVPFLEDALVDYATDRMGGQLTIKAPNAKVPMVNDDSPVNERINYYLQTEINPGLASHGGQVSLIDVVEDGIAVLQFGGGCQGCGQADVTLREGIERTLLERIPELKGVRDVTDHTQKENAYY
- a CDS encoding cobalamin biosynthesis protein, which translates into the protein MKLVAGFGCQKGCPAEVLGSLLQATLLRFNLQGAELLGLASLDIKQHEPGLQALAEQLQRPLSFFSAAQLLPLEPLLSHRSAVAFAHTGCHGVAESAALALAQRLGGQPASLLVTRQKNAQATLALVQIPHDPR
- a CDS encoding fatty acid cis/trans isomerase, which gives rise to MVHRLLASVLALLLCGVAFAQAPVASPAISYTRDIQPIFTEKCVACHACNDAACQLNLGAGEGALRGASKVPVYQGERSIAVAPTRIFYDASGPEAWRRKGFYSVLDGQSNQAALMSRMLELGHSAPVVPNAKLPDSIKLGLNRENMCPLPGEFNAYASAHPQEGMPLGVTGLTDAQYQTVQRWLAAGAPVDQQPLKASPAEAAQIGQWEELLNRPGSTEALVARWLYEHLFLAHIYFTGGEPGHYFQWVRSRTPSGQPVDLIATRRPDDDPGTVFYYRLMPVQGVIVHKTHITYPMGPNKLARVKQLFYSGDWHATSLPGYGPRHRANPFETFAAIPAVARYQFMLDNAEYFVRTFIRGPVCRGQIATDVIRDQFWVMFQEPAHDKYITDAKYRGEATPLLAMPGQNDNVGSVLRLWLDYRDKRNQYEDLRRDAYADMPPPGWATLWAGNDNALLTIFRHFDSAAVNKGLIGDVPQTMWLFDYPLLERTYYQLAVNFDVYGNVAHQAQTRLYFDLIRNGAEVNFLRLMPADQRDKLLGDWYQEGGKVKMWLDYQKIDDDTPTGMVLNEKDPKRDFALKLLQRSGSLNAAPDPINRCTGAYCSRPNVSETFRNVEQSLSRLTSRPAAGLKVIDQLPEATMLRIQDGKGQRIVYSLLRNRAHTNVAFLLGESSRYLPGLDTLTIYPGVLSSYPNFMFNVPADQVEAFVQAMESAKDQPAFERIVQRWGVRRSNPQFWQFFHDLTSYIQETDPVEAGVLDMNRYENL
- a CDS encoding CbtB domain-containing protein, producing the protein MSVITHSHAGSTTTTQSQRLVAAIGAAVLGACLVYFAGFSHIAAVHNAAHDTRHSSAFPCH